A window from Vulcanimicrobium alpinum encodes these proteins:
- a CDS encoding glycosyltransferase family 4 protein, with protein sequence MKALLVLRPDAGARPDGDLVHAERAGAAVRQFGVQVDVVASDAPDARGYDLAHVFGVFEPDVARRQLEALRVQSVPIVLSPIWLDLRAYAAIAPRVEHALAARSPAAVETRLARLRREAEMLPWTGRAVRAANRRLAVQRAAIALADILLPASEVEAYLYGERLGLTAMPFVVAPLGVDDDAFDIQRPAQRNGVLCAGRVESKKNQAALLYALRDVDVDVTIVGTAYDPVYLALCKRYATPRTRFVDHAPRERVLAMMARAAVHAHPSWLESPGLSSLEAAATGTRIVAGDRGCEREYFGSDVDYADPAEPATIRRAVLRAFERGERERGDALERRLGSRTWQRHGEATVDAYYRAVVHRRR encoded by the coding sequence GTGAAGGCGCTGCTGGTCCTGCGTCCCGACGCGGGGGCACGCCCCGACGGCGACCTCGTGCACGCCGAGCGCGCCGGGGCCGCGGTGCGGCAGTTCGGCGTGCAGGTCGACGTCGTCGCCTCCGACGCGCCCGACGCGCGCGGCTACGATCTCGCGCACGTCTTCGGCGTCTTCGAGCCCGACGTCGCGCGCCGCCAGCTCGAGGCGCTGCGCGTGCAGTCGGTCCCGATCGTCCTCTCGCCGATCTGGCTCGATCTGCGCGCGTACGCCGCGATCGCACCGCGCGTCGAGCACGCGCTCGCCGCGCGTTCGCCGGCGGCGGTCGAGACGCGGCTCGCGCGCTTGCGGCGCGAGGCCGAGATGCTGCCGTGGACCGGCCGGGCGGTGCGCGCGGCGAACCGGCGCCTCGCCGTGCAGCGCGCCGCGATCGCTCTCGCCGACATCCTCCTGCCCGCGAGCGAGGTGGAAGCGTATCTCTACGGCGAGCGTCTCGGACTGACCGCGATGCCGTTCGTCGTCGCACCGCTCGGCGTCGACGACGACGCGTTCGACATCCAGCGGCCGGCGCAGCGCAACGGCGTGCTGTGCGCCGGCCGCGTCGAGTCGAAGAAAAACCAGGCCGCGCTGCTGTACGCGCTGCGAGACGTCGACGTCGACGTGACGATCGTCGGGACGGCGTACGATCCGGTGTACCTCGCGCTGTGCAAGCGGTACGCGACGCCGCGCACGCGGTTCGTCGACCACGCGCCGCGCGAGCGCGTGCTGGCGATGATGGCGCGCGCCGCGGTGCACGCGCACCCCTCGTGGCTGGAGAGCCCCGGGCTCTCGTCGCTCGAGGCGGCGGCGACGGGCACGCGCATCGTGGCCGGCGACCGCGGCTGCGAGCGCGAGTACTTCGGCTCGGACGTCGACTACGCCGATCCCGCCGAGCCGGCGACGATCCGCCGCGCCGTCTTGCGCGCGTTCGAGCGCGGCGAGCGCGAGCGCGGCGACGCGCTCGAGCGCCGGCTCGGCTCGCGCACCTGGCAGCGGCACGGCGAAGCGACCGTCGACGCGTACTACCGGGCCGTGGTGCATCGGCGCCGATGA
- a CDS encoding glycosyltransferase has protein sequence MKVLLVVRPDAAEKLGGDVVVAGYAHDALRALGVDADLIASTQPDLRGYDVAHVFGIFEPAFARPQIDAVRRFGTPLVVSPIWWDRTALFVASPRVERALARDARAATRAIARVRERERALVAAPGSGALRRLREQSALLAAADAVVAASEVEAFACSTGLGVTEPSYFIAHYAVEFADDDGAARAARAGVACIGRLESLKNQAVVLFALRDLDVDVTLVGRAYDERYAALCRRWATPRTRFVDRLAAEELRALFARSAVHVLASWGDLPGLVSLEAASLGARVIAGARGSEREYLGSEASYVDPLDVDGIRRAVVRALEAPPRPSGDALDRRLRARTWRRHAETLLDAYAHASGERR, from the coding sequence ATGAAGGTCCTGTTGGTCGTCCGTCCCGATGCCGCGGAGAAACTCGGCGGCGACGTCGTCGTCGCCGGCTATGCGCACGACGCGCTGCGCGCGCTCGGCGTCGACGCCGACCTGATCGCGTCGACGCAGCCCGATCTTCGCGGATACGACGTCGCACACGTCTTCGGCATCTTCGAGCCGGCGTTCGCGCGCCCGCAGATCGACGCGGTTCGCCGCTTCGGAACTCCGCTGGTCGTCTCGCCGATCTGGTGGGATCGCACGGCGCTCTTCGTCGCGTCGCCGCGCGTCGAACGCGCACTCGCGCGCGACGCACGCGCGGCGACTCGGGCGATCGCGCGGGTGCGCGAACGCGAACGCGCACTCGTCGCCGCACCCGGATCGGGCGCGCTGCGGCGGCTGCGCGAACAGTCGGCGCTGCTCGCCGCCGCCGACGCGGTGGTCGCGGCGAGCGAGGTCGAAGCCTTCGCGTGCTCGACCGGCCTCGGCGTCACCGAACCGTCGTACTTCATCGCCCACTACGCCGTCGAATTCGCAGACGACGACGGCGCAGCGCGCGCTGCGCGCGCGGGCGTCGCATGCATCGGTCGGCTGGAGTCGCTGAAGAATCAAGCTGTCGTTCTGTTCGCTCTGCGCGACCTCGACGTCGACGTGACGCTCGTCGGACGCGCCTACGACGAGCGCTACGCCGCGCTCTGCCGCCGCTGGGCAACGCCGCGCACGCGCTTCGTCGACCGGCTCGCCGCGGAGGAGCTGCGCGCGCTGTTCGCGCGCAGCGCGGTGCACGTCCTCGCGTCGTGGGGCGATCTCCCGGGGCTCGTCTCGCTGGAGGCCGCGTCGCTGGGCGCGCGCGTCATCGCCGGCGCGCGAGGCTCGGAGCGCGAGTACCTCGGTTCCGAGGCGTCGTACGTCGACCCGCTCGACGTCGACGGCATCCGCCGTGCCGTCGTGCGCGCGCTCGAGGCGCCGCCGCGCCCGTCCGGCGACGCGCTCGACCGCCGGCTGCGCGCACGCACGTGGCGGCGTCACGCGGAGACGCTGCTCGACGCGTACGCGCACGCGAGCGGTGAGCGGCGGTGA
- a CDS encoding glycosyltransferase, giving the protein MRLLVAAERLGPLGGMERALGVLLPALAARGAQVRVLARTIAAPPSGLDASVISWAEEHAPPDPAAANAVHDAIRAFAPDAALAANVMDAGVVAALRSVPRVVYQVHDHRPFCPNGDRRFPRTGANCTHALGGACVLHALTDGCAYGPRPRTLQLLRRREALRDAIAGADAVAAASRYVAALARRSGIDAARVNEIPMPLPDDAFASPVVETPAGIVAFAGRVVAQKGLLSLVRAIGRIDAARRPRLDVYGDGPELAEATACAGRLDVALTAFGSVDPAAVRDGFDRATVAAVPSLWAEPFGLAGIEAHARGRAVVAYDAGGIDAWLRDGRNGLAVTLGDEAALARALARLLDDDALRTRLATQGRADAERFRLGPAVDALWDLLSGG; this is encoded by the coding sequence GTGAGGCTGCTGGTCGCCGCCGAACGGCTCGGACCGCTCGGCGGGATGGAACGCGCGCTCGGCGTGCTGCTCCCCGCTCTCGCCGCGCGCGGCGCGCAGGTGCGCGTCCTCGCGCGCACCATCGCCGCGCCGCCGAGCGGCCTCGACGCAAGCGTGATCTCCTGGGCGGAGGAGCACGCACCGCCGGATCCCGCGGCGGCGAATGCCGTGCACGACGCGATCCGCGCGTTCGCCCCCGACGCGGCGCTCGCCGCGAACGTGATGGACGCCGGCGTCGTCGCCGCGCTGCGGTCGGTGCCGCGCGTCGTCTATCAGGTGCACGATCACCGGCCGTTCTGTCCGAACGGCGACCGGCGCTTTCCGCGCACGGGCGCGAACTGCACGCACGCGCTCGGCGGCGCGTGCGTGCTGCACGCGCTCACCGACGGCTGCGCTTACGGTCCGCGCCCGCGCACCCTGCAGCTGCTGCGCCGGCGGGAGGCGCTGCGCGACGCGATCGCGGGCGCCGACGCGGTGGCGGCGGCGTCGCGTTACGTTGCCGCCCTCGCGCGGCGCAGCGGGATCGACGCGGCGCGCGTGAACGAGATCCCGATGCCGCTCCCCGACGACGCGTTCGCGTCGCCGGTCGTGGAGACGCCGGCAGGGATCGTCGCGTTCGCCGGCCGCGTCGTCGCGCAGAAAGGCTTGCTGTCGCTCGTGCGCGCGATCGGGCGCATCGACGCGGCGCGGCGGCCGCGGCTCGACGTGTACGGCGACGGTCCCGAACTCGCCGAGGCGACCGCGTGTGCGGGCCGGCTCGATGTCGCACTGACCGCGTTCGGCAGCGTCGATCCGGCGGCGGTGCGGGACGGCTTCGACCGCGCGACGGTGGCGGCGGTGCCGTCGCTATGGGCCGAGCCGTTCGGCCTCGCCGGGATCGAGGCGCATGCGCGCGGGCGCGCGGTCGTCGCGTACGATGCGGGCGGGATCGATGCGTGGCTGCGCGACGGGCGCAACGGGCTCGCGGTGACGCTCGGCGACGAAGCCGCGTTGGCGCGCGCGCTCGCACGTCTCCTCGACGACGACGCACTGCGAACGCGCCTCGCGACGCAAGGGCGTGCCGATGCCGAGCGCTTTCGTCTCGGGCCGGCGGTCGACGCGCTATGGGATCTGCTCAGCGGCGGGTAA
- a CDS encoding DEAD/DEAH box helicase: MPERRLPPPTPSEAAFERLLAHFDDPEPRHAEPAEAQPRHAEPAEAQPESRPATAFLDALYAKADAYLSRDPYATIGDATGFNTKVVGVTFEGRQDTIAGLRPGDALALQRDPENAHDPSAVAVRYGTLHIGYVKREIAARIAPNIDGGEQYTAEVTALTGGTGTRSFGINIYVTRERRRTARESRARSSVASADVLRALIGDRELRDAQRAVLDRLDAGRNTLAVLGTGRGKSLCFQYPAAVRALERGEKTVVLYPLRALANDQYEALVRRLEPLGLRIHRANGAIDAGERAALNDALDAGTWDIICATPEFVQFHLDRFRTIASHPSLIVVDEAHHLHESTHRAAYQRIAGAIEALGSPQVLALTATAGDEAFATIRRTLNVDAWVIDPTVRDNLHVVDARGTTNKLAYIERIAADGAKAIVYCNSRSEATKTAEKLRRSLGDVVAFYHAGVASAERADVERYFRDGLLRVVVATSAFGEGIDLPDVGHVFLYHLNFDFTEFNQQSGRAGRDGADASIHLLFGERDRGINDYIIDRAAPRLETLRALYAAMKKMASGGVLRSTYADIAATLDFDRVEGSTVSAAARIFEDGGLVETGEDDDGRYLRFLTVNGKVDLTQTERYAEGEAEREAFARFSDVVLTARPEVLEALVDRPIYPSGVPLLR, translated from the coding sequence GTGCCCGAGCGGCGCCTCCCGCCCCCGACCCCGTCAGAAGCCGCCTTCGAGCGGCTTCTCGCGCACTTCGACGACCCCGAACCCCGTCACGCCGAGCCCGCCGAGGCGCAACCCCGTCACGCCGAGCCCGCCGAAGCGCAGCCCGAATCGCGGCCTGCTACGGCGTTCCTCGACGCGCTCTACGCGAAGGCCGACGCCTACCTCTCACGCGATCCCTACGCCACCATCGGCGACGCCACGGGCTTCAACACCAAAGTCGTCGGCGTCACCTTCGAAGGCCGTCAGGACACGATCGCCGGCCTGCGTCCCGGCGACGCGCTCGCACTGCAGCGCGATCCGGAGAACGCCCACGACCCGAGCGCCGTCGCCGTACGATACGGCACGCTCCACATCGGCTACGTCAAGCGCGAGATCGCCGCGCGCATCGCCCCCAACATTGACGGCGGCGAACAGTACACCGCCGAAGTCACCGCGCTCACCGGCGGCACCGGAACGCGCTCTTTCGGGATCAACATCTACGTCACGCGCGAGCGCCGCCGCACGGCGCGCGAGTCGCGCGCGCGCAGCAGCGTCGCGAGCGCCGACGTCCTGCGCGCGCTGATCGGCGACCGCGAGCTGCGCGACGCCCAGCGCGCCGTCCTCGATCGCCTCGACGCCGGCCGCAACACGCTCGCCGTGCTGGGGACCGGCCGCGGCAAATCCCTCTGCTTCCAATATCCCGCCGCGGTGCGCGCGCTCGAACGCGGTGAGAAGACCGTCGTGCTCTACCCGCTGCGCGCGCTCGCGAACGACCAGTACGAAGCTCTCGTCCGCCGCCTGGAGCCGCTCGGCCTGCGCATCCACCGCGCCAACGGCGCGATCGACGCCGGCGAGCGCGCGGCGCTTAACGACGCGCTCGACGCGGGGACGTGGGACATCATCTGCGCGACGCCCGAGTTCGTGCAGTTTCACCTCGACCGCTTCCGCACGATCGCGTCGCACCCGTCGTTGATCGTCGTCGACGAAGCGCACCATCTGCACGAGTCGACGCACCGCGCCGCCTACCAGCGCATCGCCGGTGCGATCGAAGCGCTCGGCAGCCCGCAGGTCCTCGCGCTCACCGCGACCGCCGGCGACGAAGCGTTCGCAACGATCCGCCGCACGCTGAACGTCGACGCCTGGGTGATCGATCCGACGGTGCGCGACAACCTGCACGTCGTCGACGCGCGGGGCACGACCAACAAACTCGCCTACATCGAACGGATCGCCGCCGACGGCGCAAAGGCGATCGTCTACTGCAATTCACGCAGCGAGGCGACGAAGACCGCGGAGAAGCTGCGCCGATCGCTCGGCGACGTCGTCGCGTTCTATCATGCCGGCGTCGCGAGCGCCGAGCGCGCCGACGTCGAGCGCTACTTCCGCGACGGTCTCCTGCGCGTCGTCGTCGCGACCTCGGCGTTCGGCGAAGGGATCGACCTGCCCGACGTGGGCCACGTCTTTCTCTACCACCTCAATTTCGATTTCACCGAATTCAACCAGCAGTCGGGGCGCGCCGGGCGCGACGGCGCGGACGCGTCGATTCACCTGCTCTTCGGCGAGCGCGACCGCGGCATCAACGACTACATCATCGATCGCGCCGCCCCGCGGCTGGAGACCCTGCGCGCGCTCTACGCCGCGATGAAGAAGATGGCGTCGGGCGGCGTCCTGCGCTCCACCTACGCCGACATCGCCGCGACGCTCGACTTCGACCGCGTTGAGGGCTCGACGGTCTCCGCCGCGGCGCGGATCTTCGAAGACGGCGGGCTCGTCGAAACCGGCGAAGACGACGACGGGCGTTATCTGCGCTTCCTCACCGTCAACGGCAAAGTCGACCTCACCCAGACCGAACGGTACGCCGAAGGCGAAGCCGAACGCGAGGCGTTCGCGCGCTTCTCCGACGTCGTCCTCACCGCGCGCCCCGAAGTGCTCGAAGCGCTCGTCGACCGCCCGATCTACCCGAGCGGCGTCCCGCTGCTGCGCTGA
- the secF gene encoding protein translocase subunit SecF, with translation MFFRRLNWNVVGWFRTVSAISYIIIGLGVAMMIFNVVKTGAPLRLGLSFTGGTDVAVKFAKPADKNKLLAALTSVQVTDARVNTLSKPGEPVGERWTIETQHDFGNNSAPLWSALATVGTVDRSASSISTVGPSLSHEYLFNALKALVIAISIQFLYIAFRFGWNLIFGWVCVVALVRDSLMMIGIYAIAGKRVDDAFLAAVLTVIGYSVMDTIVILDRIRENVKVMDGKGFDEIVNTSILQTMTRSVNTLATVVITLVALLAFGGASLQNFAFALLVGICSGGYHSIFYSAPLVAVLQKRSKDRRIFRSSSLEQPKTVAQARAQTAAAAQKDREEIAALRRARRERERENASRGASRPVRYKRNRADDVDFEKYEKRNFGVPERTSPHGALDDDHDAHDDHYTDAHDDHYGDAHHDVHGDVRGDAHRDVRGEAHNREIDPLDAQAMGLHDEAAELGHEEIRLNLGDDKHDGTPAPPEPVAHEPKP, from the coding sequence ATGTTTTTCCGGCGCCTCAACTGGAACGTCGTCGGCTGGTTCCGCACCGTCTCGGCGATCTCGTACATCATCATCGGCCTGGGTGTCGCGATGATGATCTTCAACGTCGTGAAGACCGGCGCGCCGCTGCGCCTGGGACTTTCGTTCACCGGCGGCACCGACGTCGCGGTGAAGTTCGCGAAGCCCGCCGACAAGAACAAGCTGCTCGCCGCGCTCACCTCCGTGCAGGTCACCGACGCGCGCGTCAACACGCTCTCGAAGCCCGGCGAGCCGGTCGGCGAGCGTTGGACGATCGAGACCCAGCACGACTTCGGGAACAACTCGGCGCCGCTGTGGAGCGCGCTGGCGACGGTCGGCACGGTCGACCGTAGCGCTTCGTCGATCTCGACGGTCGGACCGTCGCTCTCGCACGAGTACCTCTTCAACGCGCTCAAGGCGCTCGTCATCGCGATCTCGATCCAGTTCCTCTACATCGCGTTCCGCTTCGGCTGGAACCTGATCTTCGGCTGGGTCTGCGTCGTCGCGCTCGTGCGCGACTCGCTGATGATGATCGGGATTTACGCGATCGCCGGGAAGCGGGTGGACGACGCGTTCCTGGCCGCGGTGCTGACCGTCATCGGATACTCGGTGATGGATACGATCGTCATCCTCGACCGGATCCGCGAGAACGTCAAGGTGATGGACGGCAAGGGGTTCGACGAGATCGTCAACACGTCGATCCTGCAGACGATGACGCGCTCGGTGAACACGCTGGCGACCGTCGTGATCACGCTGGTCGCGCTGCTCGCGTTCGGCGGCGCCTCGCTGCAGAACTTCGCCTTCGCCCTGCTGGTCGGGATCTGCTCGGGCGGCTACCACTCGATCTTCTACTCCGCGCCGCTCGTCGCGGTGCTGCAGAAGCGTTCGAAAGATCGCCGCATCTTCCGCAGCTCGTCGCTCGAGCAGCCGAAGACGGTCGCGCAGGCGCGGGCACAAACCGCCGCCGCGGCACAGAAAGATCGTGAAGAGATCGCCGCGCTGCGCCGCGCGCGCCGCGAACGCGAGCGCGAGAACGCCTCGCGCGGAGCATCGCGACCGGTGCGCTACAAACGCAACCGCGCCGATGACGTCGACTTTGAGAAGTACGAGAAACGCAACTTCGGCGTTCCCGAACGGACCAGTCCGCACGGCGCACTCGACGACGACCACGACGCGCACGACGACCACTACACCGACGCGCACGACGATCACTACGGCGACGCGCACCACGACGTTCATGGAGACGTGCGCGGCGACGCTCATCGCGACGTGCGCGGCGAGGCGCACAACCGCGAGATCGACCCGCTCGACGCGCAGGCGATGGGCCTGCACGACGAAGCGGCCGAACTGGGTCACGAAGAGATCCGCTTGAACCTCGGCGACGACAAGCACGACGGCACGCCCGCCCCGCCCGAGCCGGTCGCGCACGAACCAAAGCCCTAA
- the secD gene encoding protein translocase subunit SecD, with amino-acid sequence MALVGLCIWAIVPIQQKIHLGLDLQGGARVLLQLQTTPDVKTITSDVQNQVELVVEKRVNALGVSEPVITKVGTDRLLVEVPALKNSDELERLLKESAVLDFKICPPQVVTRADGDKKYAEQGAKDGGGAYKDCGPVVYTGAELKSAHPGFGQGGEPQVDFTTKNPTKFATLTRDHMLQQLTIFLDKRYVSSARIEGIISTDGMIHGTFTEDQVATLANELNAGALPVPTTIISKDDVGPQLGKEDLVKSLYASIVGLALVLLFMAFVYRLPGVLADLALFVYVLMLLALLSVAHAVLTLPGIAGFVLSIGMAVDANVLIFERLKEELWAGKSLRAAVKIGFQRAFSSVFDSHFTTIVGAGVLYVLGTGTVKGFAYTLFWGTVFSLLTAVVITRFFMDVVVDNDLVTSKGAYGAGGKLAAPGPLAEVR; translated from the coding sequence GTGGCACTCGTCGGGCTCTGCATTTGGGCGATCGTTCCGATCCAGCAGAAGATCCACTTGGGCCTCGACCTTCAGGGCGGCGCGCGCGTGCTGCTCCAGCTCCAGACCACGCCCGACGTGAAAACCATCACGTCGGACGTGCAGAACCAGGTCGAACTGGTCGTCGAGAAGCGCGTCAACGCGCTCGGCGTCTCGGAGCCGGTGATCACGAAGGTCGGTACCGATCGGCTCCTCGTCGAGGTCCCGGCGCTGAAGAACTCCGACGAGCTCGAGCGCCTGCTCAAAGAGTCGGCCGTCCTCGACTTCAAGATCTGCCCGCCGCAAGTCGTCACCCGTGCCGACGGTGACAAGAAGTACGCGGAGCAGGGTGCGAAGGACGGCGGCGGCGCCTACAAGGATTGCGGACCGGTCGTCTACACCGGCGCGGAACTCAAGAGCGCGCACCCGGGCTTCGGTCAGGGCGGTGAGCCGCAGGTCGACTTCACGACGAAGAACCCGACCAAGTTCGCGACGCTCACGCGCGACCACATGCTGCAGCAGCTCACCATCTTTCTCGACAAGCGCTACGTCAGCTCGGCGCGCATCGAAGGGATTATCTCGACCGACGGGATGATCCACGGGACGTTCACGGAAGATCAGGTCGCGACGCTCGCCAACGAACTCAACGCCGGCGCGCTCCCCGTCCCGACGACGATCATCTCGAAGGACGATGTCGGCCCGCAGCTCGGCAAAGAAGACCTGGTCAAGTCGCTCTACGCGTCGATCGTCGGCCTCGCGCTCGTCCTGCTCTTCATGGCGTTCGTGTACCGCCTGCCGGGCGTGCTCGCCGACCTCGCGCTCTTCGTCTACGTTCTGATGCTGCTCGCGCTGCTCTCGGTCGCCCACGCGGTGCTGACCCTGCCGGGGATCGCGGGCTTCGTGCTCTCCATCGGTATGGCGGTCGACGCGAACGTCCTGATCTTCGAGCGTCTCAAAGAGGAGTTGTGGGCCGGCAAGAGCCTGCGCGCCGCGGTGAAGATCGGCTTCCAGCGCGCGTTCAGTTCGGTCTTCGACTCGCACTTCACGACGATCGTCGGCGCGGGCGTGCTCTACGTTCTCGGCACCGGAACGGTGAAGGGCTTCGCCTACACGCTGTTCTGGGGAACCGTGTTCTCGCTGCTCACCGCCGTCGTGATCACGCGCTTCTTCATGGACGTCGTCGTCGACAACGATCTGGTGACCTCGAAGGGCGCGTACGGAGCCGGCGGCAAGCTCGCCGCGCCCGGCCCGCTGGCGGAGGTCCGCTAG
- a CDS encoding Fur family transcriptional regulator → MTDSKGVDAGLLQTRYRLTKQRAAILRALEDGAHLTAEAIHERVRAELPAVSLGTIYRTLDILRAIGLVQVFAHGGAARYEAALDKHHHLVCVACNEIVNVPAPQVAALALAIAQDNRYSGVDATLTVNGRCARCAGLARNGTGGD, encoded by the coding sequence ATGACGGACTCCAAGGGAGTTGATGCAGGACTCCTGCAGACGCGCTATCGGCTCACGAAGCAACGCGCAGCGATCCTGCGCGCCCTCGAAGACGGTGCGCACCTGACGGCCGAAGCGATCCACGAACGCGTGCGCGCGGAACTGCCGGCCGTGAGTCTGGGGACGATCTACCGCACCCTCGACATCCTGCGCGCGATCGGCCTGGTGCAGGTCTTCGCGCACGGCGGCGCCGCCCGCTACGAAGCCGCGCTCGATAAACACCATCATCTCGTCTGCGTCGCGTGCAACGAGATCGTGAACGTCCCCGCGCCGCAAGTCGCCGCGCTCGCTCTCGCCATCGCGCAAGACAACCGCTACTCCGGAGTCGACGCGACGCTGACGGTCAACGGAAGATGCGCGCGCTGCGCGGGGCTCGCCCGCAACGGTACCGGCGGCGACTGA